One segment of Oscillospiraceae bacterium MB08-C2-2 DNA contains the following:
- the pflB gene encoding formate C-acetyltransferase codes for MKNQQAPWKKEIDVRSFIVDSYTPYDGDDSFLTSPTQTTLKLWDQVVELMHKEREKGGVLSIDADVISGIDAYAPGYIDQKLESIVGLQTSAPLERAIMPFGGIRMVETSLQAYNTPMNPKVAEVFKYRKTHNDGVFDAYTDDMKKARHSHIITGLPDAYGRGRIIGDYRRVALYGLSRLIEEKSKAKKQLDRDVMDETTILAREEISEQIRSLKKLGKMAESYGFDITVPASDTKEAIQWLYFAYLGAVKEQNGAAMSLGRVSTFLDVYAQKDLAEGRYTEDQIQEFVDHFVMKLRMVRFLRTPAYDELFSGDPTWVTEALGGVGLDGRHMVTKMTYRFLHTLTNLGPAPEPNMTVLWSENLPQNFKSFCARLSIETSSIQYENDDIMREKWGDDYGIACCVSAMRIGKQMQFFGARANLAKALLYAINGGKDELTGEQIGPEFAPITTEYLDYDEVSRKFDTVCDWLARLYMNTLNVIHYMHDKYCYESLEMALHDQTILRTQAAGVAGLSVVADSLSAIKHAKVKVIRNEQGLAVDYHVEGAYPAYGNNDSRVDDIAADIVKSFMNKLRQHPTYRGAMHTLSVLTITSNVVYGKHTGSTPDGRKYGEPFAPGANPGHGRDSNGALASMKSVAKLPYEYAQDGISYTFSIIPDALGKTLEERKANLSSLMDGYFAEHAHHMNVNVLQREVLLDAMDHPEKYPQLTIRVSGYAVNFVKLTREQQMDVLNRTFHHKF; via the coding sequence ATGAAAAATCAACAGGCCCCCTGGAAGAAGGAAATCGACGTCCGCAGTTTTATTGTGGATAGTTATACCCCATACGATGGGGATGACAGCTTTTTGACTTCACCCACCCAGACCACGCTGAAGCTGTGGGATCAAGTGGTAGAGCTGATGCACAAAGAGCGGGAAAAGGGTGGAGTTCTTTCCATTGATGCCGATGTAATCTCCGGTATCGATGCCTATGCTCCCGGTTACATTGATCAAAAGCTGGAATCCATTGTGGGGCTTCAGACTTCCGCCCCGCTGGAAAGAGCCATTATGCCTTTTGGCGGCATCCGTATGGTCGAAACCTCCCTCCAAGCCTACAACACCCCCATGAATCCGAAGGTAGCTGAGGTTTTCAAATACCGCAAAACTCACAACGACGGCGTATTCGATGCTTATACCGACGACATGAAAAAAGCTCGCCATTCTCACATCATCACCGGCCTGCCCGATGCCTATGGCCGCGGCCGCATCATCGGCGACTATCGCCGGGTTGCCCTGTATGGCCTCAGCCGCCTGATCGAAGAAAAATCCAAAGCCAAAAAGCAGCTTGACCGGGATGTAATGGACGAAACCACCATTCTTGCTCGTGAAGAAATTTCCGAGCAGATTCGCTCCCTGAAAAAGCTGGGCAAAATGGCTGAAAGCTATGGCTTTGATATCACCGTTCCCGCCAGCGATACCAAAGAGGCAATTCAGTGGCTGTATTTTGCCTATCTGGGTGCTGTTAAGGAGCAGAACGGTGCCGCTATGTCTTTGGGCCGTGTCTCCACTTTCTTGGATGTTTATGCTCAAAAGGATCTGGCCGAAGGCCGCTACACCGAAGATCAGATTCAGGAGTTTGTGGATCATTTTGTCATGAAGTTGCGTATGGTCCGCTTCCTGCGCACCCCTGCCTACGATGAGCTGTTCTCCGGTGACCCCACATGGGTAACCGAGGCACTGGGCGGTGTGGGCTTGGATGGCCGCCACATGGTCACCAAAATGACCTACCGCTTCCTGCATACTCTCACCAATCTGGGGCCTGCTCCCGAGCCCAACATGACCGTTCTTTGGAGTGAGAACCTGCCCCAGAACTTCAAGAGCTTCTGCGCCCGCCTTTCCATTGAAACTTCTTCCATCCAGTATGAAAACGATGATATCATGCGGGAGAAATGGGGAGACGACTATGGCATTGCCTGCTGCGTTTCCGCTATGCGCATCGGCAAGCAGATGCAGTTCTTCGGAGCCAGAGCCAATCTGGCCAAGGCTCTTCTCTATGCCATCAACGGCGGCAAGGATGAGCTGACCGGCGAGCAGATCGGGCCTGAGTTTGCACCCATTACCACTGAGTATTTGGATTATGATGAAGTCTCCCGCAAATTCGATACGGTTTGCGATTGGCTGGCGCGCCTCTATATGAACACCCTCAACGTGATTCACTATATGCACGATAAATACTGCTACGAGAGCTTGGAAATGGCTCTTCACGATCAGACCATTCTGCGCACACAGGCTGCCGGCGTGGCCGGACTCTCTGTGGTAGCAGACAGCCTTTCTGCCATTAAGCATGCCAAGGTTAAGGTGATCCGCAACGAGCAGGGTCTGGCTGTGGATTATCACGTAGAGGGTGCATACCCCGCCTATGGTAACAACGACAGCCGGGTGGATGATATCGCTGCTGATATCGTCAAGAGCTTTATGAACAAGCTGCGCCAGCACCCCACCTATCGTGGCGCTATGCACACCCTTTCTGTTCTTACCATTACCTCAAACGTAGTATATGGCAAGCACACCGGCTCCACTCCCGATGGCCGCAAATACGGCGAGCCTTTTGCTCCCGGTGCCAACCCCGGCCACGGCAGAGACAGCAACGGTGCACTGGCTTCCATGAAGTCGGTTGCCAAGCTGCCTTATGAGTATGCACAGGACGGTATCTCCTACACCTTCTCTATTATTCCCGATGCCTTGGGCAAAACACTGGAGGAGCGGAAGGCCAACCTTTCTTCTTTGATGGATGGCTACTTTGCAGAACACGCCCACCACATGAATGTCAATGTGTTGCAGCGTGAGGTTCTGCTGGATGCCATGGATCATCCCGAGAAATACCCGCAGCTGACCATTCGTGTTTCCGGCTACGCTGTTAACTTCGTCAAGCTGACCCGTGAGCAGCAGATGGATGTTCTCAACCGCACCTTCCACCACAAATTCTAG
- a CDS encoding transketolase C-terminal domain-containing protein, with product MEMRQVYGSEMEKIMSQNPKVCTIDADLARANGTWDLRNKFPDRALDVGIAEPNMAGVAAGLSSYGFIPFISTFASFAARKIADQIYVSMAYAKQNVKVVGTDPGISAELNGGTHMPFEDIGTLRSIPTLVIYEPADNEQLRQALPQIVDHYGPVYIRMNRKVVPDVFGPDYKFDLFKADVISEGSDVSLLCTGVLVSEAIKAAAILKEKGISAEVINVHTIKPLDEETVLASAKKTNHVVTCENHNVIGGLYSAVAELLSEKYPCKMGKIGAYDRFGEVGVYPELIKHFHMTADDIVAKVLEGR from the coding sequence ATGGAAATGCGTCAGGTATACGGTTCCGAAATGGAAAAAATTATGTCTCAAAACCCCAAGGTCTGCACCATCGACGCCGACCTTGCCCGTGCCAATGGCACTTGGGATCTTCGCAATAAATTCCCCGACAGAGCTCTGGATGTGGGTATTGCCGAGCCGAACATGGCCGGTGTGGCTGCGGGTCTTTCCTCTTATGGATTCATTCCCTTTATCTCCACCTTCGCCAGCTTTGCCGCCAGAAAAATTGCCGACCAGATTTATGTTTCTATGGCTTATGCCAAGCAGAACGTAAAGGTTGTTGGTACTGACCCTGGTATCTCCGCTGAGCTCAACGGCGGCACTCATATGCCTTTTGAGGATATTGGCACTCTGCGCAGCATCCCCACTTTGGTTATCTATGAGCCCGCTGATAATGAGCAGCTCCGTCAGGCTCTGCCCCAGATCGTGGATCATTATGGCCCGGTTTACATCCGTATGAACCGCAAAGTGGTTCCCGATGTATTTGGCCCTGACTATAAGTTTGACCTGTTCAAAGCCGATGTTATTTCTGAAGGCAGCGATGTTTCTCTGCTTTGCACCGGTGTTCTCGTTTCTGAGGCCATCAAAGCAGCCGCTATCCTGAAAGAAAAAGGCATCAGCGCTGAGGTTATCAACGTTCACACCATCAAGCCTCTGGATGAGGAAACCGTTCTGGCTTCTGCCAAGAAGACCAACCATGTTGTGACCTGTGAGAACCACAATGTCATTGGTGGTTTGTATTCCGCTGTTGCCGAGCTTCTCTCTGAGAAGTATCCCTGCAAGATGGGCAAAATCGGCGCTTATGACCGTTTCGGCGAAGTCGGTGTATACCCTGAGCTGATCAAGCACTTCCACATGACCGCTGACGACATTGTCGCCAAGGTTCTGGAAGGCCGGTAA
- the pflA gene encoding pyruvate formate-lyase-activating protein, with the protein MPPDIDSPIYGRIHSYETLGTVDGPGLRFVLFLQGCSLRCLYCHNPDTWSSVGGRRISSAEMESIILEYKGFIRTGGVTLSGGEPLLQPAFCADLIRRLKKHGIHTALDTSGALPVKSCLEALELADMLLLDIKALDEGLATELTGVGTARALETLDWCEQVGKPVWIRHVLLPGYTLDTELLEDMAAFLSTYTCIERVDLLPFHKMGEYKWETLGLLYKLTDTPTPEREQVEAAKGIFRRHGLYIPV; encoded by the coding sequence ATGCCCCCTGATATAGACTCCCCTATTTATGGACGCATCCATTCCTACGAGACACTGGGAACAGTGGATGGGCCGGGTCTTCGATTTGTCCTGTTTTTACAGGGATGCAGCCTGCGCTGCCTTTATTGCCATAACCCCGATACATGGAGCAGTGTGGGCGGCAGGCGCATCAGCTCGGCGGAAATGGAATCCATTATTCTGGAGTATAAGGGCTTTATTCGCACCGGCGGTGTAACCCTTTCCGGCGGGGAACCGCTGCTGCAGCCGGCCTTCTGTGCCGATTTGATCCGCCGCCTGAAAAAGCACGGCATCCACACAGCGTTGGATACCAGCGGTGCCCTTCCGGTTAAAAGCTGTCTGGAGGCACTGGAGCTGGCGGATATGCTTCTGCTGGATATCAAAGCGCTGGATGAAGGCCTTGCCACCGAGCTGACCGGTGTGGGCACTGCCCGTGCGCTGGAAACGCTGGATTGGTGTGAACAGGTGGGGAAGCCGGTCTGGATACGCCATGTACTGCTGCCTGGCTATACACTGGATACAGAGCTGCTGGAGGATATGGCTGCCTTTTTATCCACTTATACCTGCATAGAGCGGGTGGATTTGCTTCCCTTTCATAAAATGGGGGAATACAAGTGGGAAACTCTTGGTCTGCTGTATAAGCTGACCGACACACCCACCCCTGAGCGGGAGCAGGTGGAGGCGGCCAAGGGTATTTTTCGCCGGCATGGCTTGTATATCCCGGTTTAG
- a CDS encoding transketolase, with amino-acid sequence MQTNLNEKAKEIRRLTLECIGSLGSGHVGGSLSLGDLLAVLYHDKMNIDPTNPKMEGRDRLVCSKGHAGPAIYAALASKGFIPVEQLKTLNKLGTDLPSHCDMNKTRGIDMTTGSLGQGLSLAVGAALGSKISKDNATIYCIIGDGESQEGQIWEAAMYAAHAKVDNLITFTDFNNLQIDGSIDEVNGLEKLDEKWLAFGWDVQRINGHDVDAIAAAIDKAKAVKGKPAMIILETTKGKGVPFIEEKKAGCHHMPLSGDDLAKALEALA; translated from the coding sequence ATGCAAACAAATCTGAACGAAAAGGCAAAAGAAATCCGGCGGCTGACTCTGGAATGTATCGGCAGCCTGGGCAGCGGCCATGTGGGTGGTTCTCTTTCACTCGGCGATCTGCTGGCTGTTTTGTACCACGATAAGATGAATATCGATCCCACCAACCCTAAAATGGAGGGCCGTGACCGTTTGGTGTGCTCCAAGGGTCATGCCGGTCCTGCTATCTATGCTGCTTTGGCAAGTAAGGGATTTATCCCTGTTGAACAACTTAAAACCCTCAATAAGCTGGGAACTGATCTCCCCAGCCATTGCGATATGAACAAAACCAGGGGTATCGATATGACTACCGGTTCCTTGGGTCAGGGGTTGTCTTTGGCTGTGGGTGCTGCTCTGGGTTCCAAAATTTCTAAGGATAATGCAACCATTTACTGCATCATCGGCGATGGTGAAAGCCAGGAAGGCCAGATCTGGGAGGCTGCCATGTATGCCGCTCATGCTAAGGTTGATAACCTGATCACCTTTACTGATTTCAACAACCTGCAAATCGATGGCAGCATCGACGAAGTCAACGGCCTTGAGAAGCTGGATGAAAAATGGCTGGCTTTCGGCTGGGATGTTCAGCGCATCAACGGCCACGATGTAGATGCCATTGCCGCTGCTATTGATAAGGCTAAGGCCGTTAAGGGCAAGCCCGCTATGATTATCCTGGAAACCACCAAGGGTAAGGGTGTTCCCTTTATTGAAGAGAAGAAGGCTGGCTGCCATCATATGCCTTTATCCGGCGATGATCTGGCTAAGGCTTTAGAAGCATTGGCATAA
- a CDS encoding YdeI/OmpD-associated family protein, whose protein sequence is MNKMILFPDRGAFREWLKQHGESSDGIWLLFGKKGGPVTLKANEALEEALCFGWIDGQMQSMDETQYKKYFARRTPNSKWSEKNKALAETLEKQGRMTDWGRKKIEEAKKNGQWNATKSLSITDEQIEQLSELLKAYEPAYTNFQAMSPSVKKTYTRAYFDAKTDPGRQSRLSWMVERLNKNLKPM, encoded by the coding sequence ATGAATAAAATGATACTGTTCCCTGATAGAGGGGCTTTTCGTGAATGGCTCAAACAACATGGAGAAAGCAGCGATGGAATTTGGCTGCTGTTTGGCAAGAAGGGTGGGCCGGTAACGCTCAAAGCCAACGAGGCGCTGGAAGAGGCCCTGTGCTTTGGCTGGATAGACGGACAAATGCAGAGCATGGATGAAACGCAGTATAAGAAATATTTCGCTCGCCGCACACCCAATAGCAAATGGTCGGAGAAAAACAAAGCGTTGGCTGAAACCCTTGAAAAGCAGGGGCGAATGACCGACTGGGGCAGAAAGAAAATAGAAGAAGCAAAGAAGAATGGTCAGTGGAATGCCACAAAGTCACTGAGCATTACGGATGAACAAATAGAACAGCTATCGGAGTTGTTGAAAGCATACGAGCCGGCTTATACGAATTTTCAGGCCATGTCTCCATCGGTGAAAAAAACATATACCCGAGCTTATTTTGATGCCAAGACAGATCCTGGCCGGCAGAGCCGCTTGTCATGGATGGTTGAGCGCCTCAATAAAAACCTAAAGCCAATGTGA
- a CDS encoding FGGY family carbohydrate kinase, protein MEGYLGIDIGTTNCKVGLFDETGATLTVESCPSPVKERIYYDMEAIWASVMQMLKNITSRYPGLVVKSIGITGMAEGGLLVDPASGQDLCDMMPWYFAAAIPVYDSMRDEIDDEERFYITGLHNYHKYSFYKLMYLQKVKGMNLQGTKWLSPPDYICYRLTGEFLTDYTLALRTYCFNINTLEYDQAFMEKMGLPTDIFARAKNASSPSDVMVKQDIMETVGLSGSIPVNVSGHDHWCSAVAVGAVHEEDIFASMGTAQAILGNFKSRPLTRQDYERGFSFGLHVLEDRMTWLGSVQASGGSMEWIREILDLKDRDKDYSIMMGLMEEYADEPSGILYYPYLVGRGAPRLDGSYKGSFIGLERGATRGRMLKAVMEGIAYETRYVLEAVEGGPGNNFMMVGGGTRNKVLMHSMSDITGIAITIPEIQETTCLGAALVGAGKDMKASFSKTRIEPDAGRHPLYDPMYQKYLELGRILDAAGWHI, encoded by the coding sequence TTGGAAGGGTATCTTGGGATTGACATTGGAACCACCAACTGTAAGGTGGGTTTGTTTGATGAAACGGGCGCAACGCTGACTGTAGAATCGTGCCCCTCGCCGGTAAAGGAGCGCATCTATTATGATATGGAGGCCATTTGGGCCTCGGTCATGCAGATGCTGAAAAATATTACTTCCCGGTATCCGGGGCTGGTTGTTAAATCCATCGGAATCACCGGTATGGCCGAGGGCGGCTTGCTGGTTGATCCTGCTTCCGGGCAGGATTTGTGCGATATGATGCCTTGGTATTTTGCGGCGGCTATCCCTGTATACGATTCAATGCGGGATGAGATCGATGATGAAGAACGCTTTTATATAACCGGCCTGCACAATTACCACAAATATTCCTTCTACAAGCTGATGTATCTCCAAAAGGTCAAGGGGATGAATCTGCAGGGAACCAAATGGCTTTCACCTCCCGATTATATCTGCTACCGGCTCACCGGTGAATTCCTCACCGATTATACCTTGGCTCTGCGCACCTACTGCTTTAACATCAATACCCTTGAATACGATCAGGCCTTTATGGAAAAAATGGGCCTTCCGACGGATATTTTCGCCCGTGCCAAAAATGCCTCGTCCCCTTCGGATGTCATGGTCAAGCAGGATATTATGGAGACTGTGGGTCTTTCCGGCAGTATTCCTGTCAATGTGAGCGGCCATGACCATTGGTGCTCCGCTGTGGCGGTGGGCGCTGTGCATGAGGAGGATATTTTTGCCTCTATGGGTACCGCTCAGGCCATTTTGGGCAACTTTAAATCCCGCCCCCTTACCCGGCAGGATTACGAGCGGGGCTTTTCCTTCGGCCTGCATGTGCTGGAGGACCGCATGACGTGGCTGGGTTCGGTTCAGGCCTCCGGCGGCTCTATGGAGTGGATTCGGGAAATTCTCGATCTCAAGGATCGGGATAAGGATTATTCCATTATGATGGGTCTTATGGAAGAATATGCGGATGAACCTTCTGGGATTTTGTATTATCCCTATCTGGTGGGCAGAGGCGCTCCCCGGTTGGATGGAAGCTATAAAGGCTCCTTTATCGGTTTGGAGCGGGGCGCAACCCGGGGCCGTATGCTCAAAGCGGTTATGGAGGGTATCGCCTATGAAACCCGATATGTTCTGGAAGCCGTGGAAGGTGGGCCGGGCAACAACTTCATGATGGTGGGCGGGGGCACCCGCAATAAAGTGCTGATGCACAGTATGAGCGATATCACCGGCATTGCCATCACCATTCCTGAAATTCAAGAGACCACCTGCCTTGGAGCGGCGCTGGTTGGTGCGGGCAAAGATATGAAGGCAAGCTTCTCCAAGACCCGTATAGAACCCGATGCCGGTCGGCATCCGCTTTATGACCCTATGTATCAAAAATATCTGGAACTGGGCCGCATTTTGGATGCGGCAGGCTGGCATATATAG
- a CDS encoding ATP-binding protein — MGFSREAYSQAWETLDRRRQESQEESRRRRAEIYAKLPAVEGIEKELSGTGLRLARLILSKPERAQELVERLKEENQRLQRRRGALLESAGYPPDYLQELHYCPDCLDRGYIGPHRCRCMEQLLRRSAFRSLSEKAPVEKFRFDNFSVDLYPNEPIDNTGIIPRRRMGEILTLCKGFVKDFSKSSPSLLLLGPTGLGKTHLSLAIAGGIAEKGFGVVYISVQKLMDKLEAERFSRDGDTRDQYTDTIQSLLDCELLILDDLGAEFITQFTNSVLYNVINSRGMEDKPTIISTNLELSAIETRYTQRILSRLVCGYTVLKFAGKDIRFVQKSGSQNTNKSNC, encoded by the coding sequence TTGGGATTTTCCAGAGAGGCATACAGTCAGGCGTGGGAAACGCTGGATCGCCGCCGGCAGGAGAGCCAGGAGGAAAGCCGGCGCCGCCGGGCGGAAATATATGCAAAGCTCCCCGCTGTGGAGGGGATCGAAAAAGAGCTTTCCGGAACAGGGCTGCGCCTTGCACGGCTGATTCTTTCCAAACCCGAAAGGGCGCAGGAACTGGTGGAGCGCCTGAAGGAAGAAAACCAGCGCCTTCAGCGCCGCAGGGGAGCCTTGTTGGAATCGGCGGGGTATCCGCCTGATTATCTCCAAGAGCTTCACTATTGCCCGGATTGCCTTGACCGGGGCTACATTGGCCCACACCGGTGCCGATGTATGGAGCAGCTGCTGCGCCGATCGGCTTTTCGCAGCCTTTCGGAGAAAGCACCGGTGGAAAAATTTCGTTTCGATAATTTCTCGGTGGATTTATATCCAAATGAGCCCATCGATAACACCGGAATTATCCCTCGCAGGCGTATGGGGGAGATACTGACCCTCTGCAAAGGCTTTGTAAAGGATTTTTCAAAATCCTCGCCCAGTCTTTTGCTGCTGGGGCCCACCGGGTTGGGAAAAACACATCTTTCACTGGCAATTGCCGGAGGGATAGCGGAAAAAGGCTTCGGCGTGGTGTATATCTCGGTGCAGAAGCTGATGGATAAGCTGGAAGCCGAACGTTTCTCCCGAGATGGGGATACCCGGGATCAGTATACCGATACCATTCAGTCGCTGTTGGATTGTGAACTGCTGATTCTGGATGATCTGGGGGCAGAGTTTATCACCCAGTTCACCAACTCGGTGCTTTATAATGTAATCAACAGTCGGGGGATGGAGGATAAGCCCACCATCATCAGCACCAATCTGGAGCTGAGTGCCATTGAAACCCGATACACCCAGCGTATCTTATCCCGGCTTGTCTGTGGCTATACAGTTCTAAAATTTGCTGGCAAGGATATCCGTTTTGTGCAGAAATCCGGCAGCCAAAATACCAACAAATCCAATTGTTAA
- a CDS encoding DnaD domain protein: protein MKYSLEGGIWSSVFAVPTELVDKHLKLCGRDSLKVLLVLLRHGGQIEDEQIASLLNISLTDVQDAFHYWVQLGFVQRGEEPLAEKPQPQQAEPQPAGQEGSPVTRLVPPPQEDSQQVVRLTRARPKLTTRDITQMAASDQNIVYLLQESQGVLGKPLTAQATEVIVSLYSYYGMAPDLILMLVHYCVTDGRDSVHNIERQAARWMEKGVDTHEKAEKEILRCAQRRNIYGQVQALLGINDRRLISKEKRFINAWTEEYGQSPDLIGMAYERCVEAIGKLSFDYMGGILKSWKQSGITTPQQAAQEARPESAKGKVPGSKEKPSSSYSMDELERMVTYGPVGGASPHSSGKGL, encoded by the coding sequence ATGAAATATTCACTGGAGGGCGGGATTTGGAGCAGTGTGTTTGCTGTTCCCACCGAGCTTGTGGATAAGCACCTCAAGCTGTGCGGCCGGGATTCTCTCAAGGTTCTGCTGGTTTTGCTGCGTCATGGCGGGCAGATTGAGGATGAGCAGATTGCCTCTTTGCTGAATATTTCTCTGACCGATGTGCAGGATGCCTTTCATTACTGGGTGCAGCTTGGCTTCGTTCAGCGTGGGGAGGAACCATTGGCTGAAAAGCCACAGCCACAGCAGGCCGAACCCCAGCCCGCTGGGCAGGAGGGCTCCCCCGTTACACGGCTGGTTCCGCCTCCCCAAGAGGATAGCCAGCAGGTGGTGCGCCTGACCCGGGCACGCCCCAAGCTAACCACCCGGGATATTACCCAGATGGCGGCCAGCGACCAGAACATTGTTTATCTTTTGCAGGAAAGTCAAGGCGTGCTGGGCAAGCCCCTGACCGCTCAGGCCACCGAGGTCATTGTCTCCCTTTACAGTTACTATGGCATGGCTCCCGACCTGATTCTGATGCTGGTGCATTATTGTGTCACCGATGGGCGGGATTCTGTACATAACATTGAGCGGCAGGCCGCTCGGTGGATGGAAAAAGGGGTGGACACCCACGAAAAGGCGGAAAAGGAAATTCTTCGCTGTGCACAGCGCCGCAATATTTATGGGCAGGTTCAGGCCTTGCTGGGCATCAATGACCGGCGGCTGATTTCTAAAGAGAAGCGCTTTATCAATGCGTGGACTGAGGAATACGGCCAAAGCCCCGATTTGATCGGTATGGCTTATGAACGCTGTGTGGAAGCCATTGGTAAGCTTTCCTTCGATTATATGGGCGGCATCCTCAAAAGCTGGAAGCAGAGCGGCATCACTACCCCCCAGCAGGCGGCCCAAGAGGCCAGACCCGAAAGTGCTAAAGGCAAGGTTCCGGGCAGCAAAGAGAAGCCTTCCAGCTCCTACAGTATGGATGAACTGGAACGGATGGTCACCTATGGCCCTGTCGGGGGGGCTTCGCCCCATTCGTCAGGCAAAGGCTTGTAA
- a CDS encoding helix-turn-helix domain-containing protein — MANCIKELRTAANISQIDLANYLNVSQGTLSNWERGLSDPDRRAVLKLAQKFDVSWEQILCITMPLPPPPREDGDTLISQRITQAREAAGMSSTQLAYAAAIDSRTMQRYESGEALPRYSLLVDVARALGTTTDYLLGNDRPADYMVELPEGGNKYDERPGAGPSPREALRIGVSDILKRPASDDDLELVEQLLYAVEKRLIMG; from the coding sequence ATGGCAAATTGTATCAAGGAACTGCGGACAGCGGCTAATATAAGCCAAATAGATCTGGCTAATTATTTGAATGTATCGCAGGGAACACTTTCTAATTGGGAGCGCGGCCTTTCAGACCCGGATCGCCGGGCGGTTCTTAAGCTGGCACAAAAGTTTGATGTGAGCTGGGAACAGATTTTATGCATTACGATGCCCTTGCCGCCACCGCCCCGTGAGGATGGTGACACGCTGATCAGCCAGCGAATTACCCAGGCAAGAGAGGCGGCAGGCATGAGCTCCACTCAGCTGGCCTATGCAGCGGCCATTGACAGCCGCACTATGCAGCGCTATGAATCGGGGGAGGCATTGCCAAGATACAGCCTGCTGGTAGATGTTGCCAGAGCACTTGGAACCACCACCGATTACCTGTTGGGGAACGATCGGCCTGCTGACTATATGGTGGAGCTTCCTGAAGGCGGCAACAAATACGATGAACGGCCTGGGGCAGGCCCTTCCCCCCGGGAAGCACTGCGCATTGGGGTATCCGATATTTTAAAGCGCCCTGCCAGTGACGATGATCTGGAGCTGGTTGAGCAGCTTTTGTATGCGGTTGAAAAAAGACTGATTATGGGATAA